One window from the genome of Syntrophobacterales bacterium encodes:
- a CDS encoding SDR family oxidoreductase gives MNLTGRTALITGAGQGIGRACAEVFAERGAKLVLIDKNRGTLPKVVEHLSASAASVLAHIIDLTHTEPLLKLTEQIKAEARIDILVNNAGFDRPGVTAKIDTQDFNEVMGIHVIVPFLLTKAFLPGMRATKWGRIINVSSIYGLLGAKGEAAYATAKAAVVGLTKTTAREAGPDGVTVNAVVPGLIRTPPIIAMPEKYKAPILSETLLGRIGEPEDVARVVAFLASEDAGFITGASIPVSGGWNI, from the coding sequence ATGAATCTCACCGGCCGCACGGCGCTCATCACAGGGGCAGGTCAGGGTATCGGCCGAGCCTGCGCAGAAGTATTTGCCGAGAGGGGAGCAAAACTGGTACTTATCGACAAGAACAGGGGTACTTTACCCAAGGTCGTGGAACACTTGTCTGCGAGCGCGGCTTCGGTTCTTGCCCACATCATTGATCTTACCCATACGGAACCGCTCCTCAAGCTTACAGAACAAATCAAGGCGGAGGCAAGGATCGACATCCTCGTTAATAATGCAGGATTTGACCGCCCAGGCGTCACGGCGAAAATAGATACACAGGATTTTAACGAGGTCATGGGAATTCACGTCATAGTCCCTTTCCTTCTTACTAAAGCCTTTTTGCCTGGCATGAGAGCCACAAAATGGGGCCGAATCATCAACGTAAGCTCCATCTATGGACTTCTGGGAGCTAAGGGGGAGGCTGCCTACGCAACCGCGAAGGCAGCAGTCGTGGGATTGACGAAAACTACCGCAAGAGAAGCCGGCCCTGACGGCGTGACAGTGAACGCAGTGGTGCCCGGACTGATACGGACCCCTCCGATAATAGCAATGCCGGAAAAATATAAGGCGCCTATTCTTTCCGAAACCCTCCTGGGCAGGATCGGCGAGCCGGAGGATGTCGCGCGGGTAGTAGCTTTTCTTGCTTCTGAAGACGCAGGTTTTATAACAGGCGCCTCAATTCCCGTCTCCGGCGGGTGGAACATATAA